A region from the Afifella aestuarii genome encodes:
- a CDS encoding TRAP transporter large permease, producing MESSILFVLVLALLFLGVPIAIALGLSSVIVIAFFSTDSMSSVALQLFTASQNYTLLAIPFFILASAFLSTGGVAQRIIRFAVATVGHMRGGLAMASVLACMLFAALSGSSPATVVAIGTIAIAAMRQTGYSKEFAAGIIANAGTLGILIPPSIVMVVYAAATDVSVGRMFLAGVIPGLLAGVMLMVGIYINARIRGLQPQPFPGFGEILSAGKDAAAGLFLIVVILGGIYGGAFTPTEAAAVAAVYAFLVALFVYRDMGPLKGRKWVREEDGHAARNGFLGVVYAFTIHVTILIFGFFLVPDASLGERQIFAMIVSVATFVAYLVWREGAGAPKALVASLPVWARGLKDIVLGFPAACFHRDTRKVLVDSGKTTIMLMFIIVNALLFAHVLTSERIPQTITDWMLGAGFNWFTFLIAVNLLLLLGGQFMEPSGLLLIVAPVVFPIAIQLGVDPIHLGIIMIVNMEIGMITPPIGLNLFVTSGITGMNLVRVVKAALPFTGILMIFLVIVTYVPWISTFLPTILMGPELVTR from the coding sequence ATGGAATCCTCGATCCTTTTTGTGCTCGTCCTCGCCCTTCTGTTTCTGGGCGTGCCGATCGCCATCGCGCTTGGCCTGTCGAGCGTCATCGTCATCGCCTTCTTCTCCACCGATTCCATGTCCTCGGTGGCCCTGCAGCTTTTCACCGCCTCGCAGAACTACACGCTCCTCGCCATCCCGTTCTTCATCCTGGCATCGGCGTTCCTGTCGACCGGCGGCGTCGCGCAGCGCATCATCCGCTTCGCCGTCGCGACCGTCGGCCATATGCGCGGCGGCCTCGCCATGGCCTCCGTCCTCGCCTGCATGCTGTTTGCCGCGCTCTCAGGCTCCTCGCCCGCGACCGTGGTAGCGATCGGCACGATCGCCATCGCCGCCATGCGCCAGACCGGCTATTCCAAGGAATTCGCCGCCGGCATCATCGCCAATGCCGGCACGCTCGGCATCCTGATCCCGCCCTCGATCGTCATGGTCGTCTATGCGGCGGCGACCGACGTCTCGGTCGGGCGCATGTTCCTCGCCGGCGTCATTCCGGGTCTCCTCGCCGGCGTCATGCTGATGGTCGGCATCTACATCAACGCCCGCATCCGCGGGCTGCAGCCCCAGCCTTTTCCGGGCTTCGGCGAGATCCTCTCCGCCGGCAAGGATGCGGCCGCAGGCCTCTTCCTGATCGTCGTCATCCTGGGCGGCATCTATGGCGGTGCCTTCACCCCGACGGAGGCTGCAGCCGTCGCCGCCGTCTACGCCTTCCTGGTCGCGCTTTTCGTCTATCGCGACATGGGTCCCCTGAAGGGCCGCAAATGGGTGCGCGAGGAGGACGGGCACGCCGCACGCAACGGCTTCCTCGGCGTCGTCTACGCCTTCACCATCCATGTGACGATCCTCATTTTCGGGTTCTTCCTGGTGCCGGATGCCTCGTTGGGCGAGCGCCAGATCTTCGCAATGATCGTCTCTGTAGCGACGTTCGTCGCCTATCTCGTTTGGCGTGAGGGCGCCGGCGCGCCGAAGGCGCTGGTGGCGAGCCTGCCGGTCTGGGCCCGCGGTCTCAAAGACATCGTCCTCGGCTTTCCGGCCGCCTGCTTCCATCGCGACACGCGCAAGGTGCTCGTCGACAGCGGCAAGACGACGATCATGCTGATGTTCATCATCGTCAACGCGCTCCTCTTCGCCCATGTGCTGACGTCGGAACGCATTCCGCAGACGATCACCGACTGGATGCTGGGAGCCGGCTTCAACTGGTTCACCTTCCTCATCGCGGTCAACCTGCTCCTCCTCCTCGGCGGTCAGTTCATGGAGCCGTCGGGCCTGCTGCTGATCGTGGCGCCCGTGGTCTTCCCGATCGCCATTCAGCTCGGCGTCGATCCGATCCATCTCGGCATCATCATGATCGTCAACATGGAGATCGGCATGATCACCCCGCCGATCGGGCTCAACCTCTTCGTGACCTCCGGCATAACGGGGATGAATCTCGTGCGCGTGGTGAAGGCGGCGCTCCCCTTCACCGGCATCTTGATGATCTTCCTGGTGATCGTGACCTACGTGCCGTGGATCTCGACCTTCCTGCCGACGATCCTGATGGGGCCGGAGCTCGTCACGCGCTGA
- the cmk gene encoding (d)CMP kinase: MSEPLIIAIDGPAASGKGTLARRLAAHYGLRHLDTGLTYRAVAAELLASGEDEPDVAAAVAAASRLDLSTMERDRLAAHDIGEAASKIAVMGELRRALVERQRQFAAELPGAVLDGRDIGTVVCPDAAAKLFVTAKPEERARRRTDELRGRGQDVDYEAVLEDLKRRDARDMQRADSPLRPADDAHLIDTSAMTIEAAFRAAVAIIDRAVSARSEACPS, translated from the coding sequence ATGAGCGAACCTCTCATCATCGCCATCGACGGCCCCGCCGCCTCCGGCAAGGGAACGCTCGCGCGCCGGCTCGCCGCGCATTACGGCCTGCGCCATCTCGATACCGGCCTCACCTACCGCGCCGTGGCGGCCGAGCTTCTGGCCTCGGGCGAGGACGAACCGGATGTCGCCGCGGCCGTCGCCGCAGCGTCCCGGCTCGATCTTTCGACGATGGAGCGCGACCGCCTTGCCGCGCACGATATCGGCGAGGCAGCCTCGAAGATCGCCGTCATGGGCGAGCTCCGCCGCGCCCTCGTCGAGCGCCAGCGCCAATTCGCAGCCGAGCTGCCCGGCGCCGTCCTCGACGGACGCGACATCGGCACGGTGGTCTGCCCCGATGCCGCTGCCAAGCTTTTTGTGACGGCAAAGCCCGAGGAACGGGCCCGCCGCCGCACGGACGAACTGCGCGGCCGCGGACAGGATGTCGACTACGAAGCCGTGCTTGAAGATCTGAAGCGCCGCGACGCGCGCGACATGCAGCGAGCCGATTCGCCGCTGCGTCCCGCAGACGACGCCCACTTGATCGATACCAGCGCAATGACTATAGAAGCGGCATTCCGCGCAGCTGTCGCGATTATTGATCGAGCCGTTTCGGCCCGCAGCGAGGCATGCCCTTCTTGA
- a CDS encoding DctP family TRAP transporter solute-binding subunit, whose translation MNKLLGGLAAVAMLAAAGPAFAQDGCDDGEMVIKFSHVVAAQGHPKGEMAAALAERVNKEMDGTACMQVFPNSQLFDDDKVMEALLLGDVQLAAPSLAKFEAYTTKYRIWDFPFLFPDMDAVNKFSNSEEGEKLLHAIEDKGFIGLGYIYNGLKQFSANKPLMKPEDAKGLKFRIQTSDVAEAMIEALGANAQKLAFSEVYGALQTGVVDGQENSWSNIYTQKFFEVQDGITETNHQLLTYLAVTSTEWLDSLEPDVRDQFLSIFKEVSDEYNARAEEINEEAKQKIIDAGGTVRELTPEERQAWVDAMKPVWDQFRDDVGQDVIDAAVAAGNS comes from the coding sequence ATGAATAAGCTCCTCGGCGGTCTCGCCGCAGTAGCAATGCTGGCGGCTGCCGGCCCGGCATTCGCGCAGGACGGCTGCGACGATGGCGAAATGGTCATCAAGTTCAGCCATGTCGTCGCCGCCCAAGGTCACCCGAAAGGTGAAATGGCGGCCGCGCTCGCCGAGCGCGTCAACAAAGAGATGGACGGCACGGCCTGCATGCAGGTCTTCCCGAACTCCCAGCTTTTCGACGACGACAAGGTGATGGAAGCGCTGCTTCTCGGCGATGTACAGCTCGCCGCGCCGTCGCTGGCGAAGTTCGAGGCCTACACCACGAAATACCGCATCTGGGACTTCCCGTTCCTGTTCCCCGACATGGATGCGGTGAACAAGTTCTCCAACAGCGAGGAAGGCGAGAAGCTACTCCACGCGATCGAGGACAAGGGCTTCATCGGCCTCGGCTACATCTACAACGGTCTGAAGCAGTTCTCGGCCAACAAGCCGCTGATGAAGCCGGAAGACGCCAAGGGCCTGAAATTCCGCATTCAGACCTCCGACGTCGCCGAAGCGATGATCGAGGCGCTCGGCGCCAATGCCCAGAAGCTCGCCTTCTCGGAAGTCTATGGCGCGCTGCAGACGGGTGTCGTCGACGGTCAGGAGAATTCCTGGTCCAACATCTACACCCAGAAGTTCTTCGAGGTGCAGGACGGCATCACCGAAACGAACCACCAGCTCCTGACCTATCTGGCGGTCACGTCGACGGAATGGCTCGACAGCCTCGAGCCTGACGTGCGCGACCAGTTCCTGTCGATCTTCAAGGAGGTGAGCGACGAGTACAATGCGCGCGCCGAGGAGATCAACGAAGAGGCCAAGCAGAAGATCATCGACGCGGGCGGTACCGTGCGCGAGCTGACGCCTGAAGAGCGTCAGGCCTGGGTCGACGCCATGAAGCCGGTCTGGGATCAGTTCCGCGACGATGTCGGTCAGGACGTGATCGACGCCGCCGTCGCAGCCGGCAACAGCTGA
- the otsB gene encoding trehalose-phosphatase: protein MGDLSKPPFLDKTLHALFLDFDGTLVGFADDPDGITLEPGTLERLSALEERQGGAVALISGRALSSIDRFLSPLAFPAAGVHGQEVRYTAGGDVVTAPPPDDLATARARLQAAIGPGDKLRIEDKETALVVHYRTAPEEADRAERLGEEAVAGCSDLRLVKGHAIVEIRPSGVDKGKAIEKLMQREPFAGRKAVFIGDDTTDEDGFEWVAAAGGFGIKVGSGETAAKYRLDDVAAVHRWLDAVARQ, encoded by the coding sequence ATGGGCGATCTTTCGAAACCACCCTTTCTCGACAAGACCCTCCACGCTCTCTTCCTCGATTTCGACGGCACCCTCGTCGGTTTTGCAGACGATCCCGACGGGATTACTCTGGAGCCTGGCACGCTTGAGCGCCTGAGCGCATTGGAAGAACGCCAGGGCGGCGCCGTCGCCCTCATCAGCGGGCGGGCCCTTTCTTCAATCGACCGTTTTCTTTCCCCGCTCGCCTTTCCGGCGGCCGGCGTGCACGGTCAGGAAGTGCGCTACACGGCGGGCGGCGACGTCGTCACGGCCCCGCCGCCTGACGATCTCGCCACGGCGCGCGCAAGGCTTCAGGCTGCGATCGGGCCGGGCGACAAGCTCCGCATCGAAGACAAGGAGACGGCGCTCGTCGTCCATTACCGCACCGCGCCGGAAGAGGCGGACCGCGCCGAAAGGCTCGGCGAGGAGGCGGTGGCGGGCTGTTCGGATCTCCGGCTCGTCAAGGGCCATGCGATCGTCGAAATCCGCCCCTCGGGCGTCGACAAAGGCAAGGCCATCGAAAAGCTGATGCAGCGCGAGCCCTTCGCCGGCCGCAAGGCGGTCTTCATCGGCGATGACACCACCGACGAGGACGGCTTCGAATGGGTCGCCGCAGCCGGAGGCTTCGGCATCAAGGTGGGTTCGGGAGAGACGGCCGCGAAATATCGCCTCGACGACGTCGCCGCGGTTCACCGCTGGCTCGACGCCGTCGCTCGCCAATGA
- a CDS encoding pyridoxal phosphate-dependent aminotransferase, with the protein MTLTTISGFDRIGEENAFAVLARAGALAAEGRDIVNLGIGQPDFKTPEHIVEAAVKALKDGAHGYTDATGILPLREAVARRMLATTGVEVSPGNVMIVPGGKVTMFAAILMFGEPGADILYPDPGFPIYRSMIEFTGARPVPVPIREENGFAFSAEETLSLLTPDTRLVILNSPANPTGGVTPKAEIDKLVAGLAERPDIAILSDEIYDQMVYDGERHVSLLAYPEIRDRLILLNGWSKTWAMTGWRMGWSIWPDALYDKVRKLAVNAWSCVNAPAQYAGIAAIDGPQDAADEMIAAFDRRRGVVTELLNELPGVSCITPKGAFYAFPNISKTGFKAKPLASALLEEAGVALIGGPDFGVHGEGYVRVSYANSEENIRRAVDRIGEFLTGAKARQISA; encoded by the coding sequence TCCTGGCGCGGGCCGGAGCGCTCGCCGCTGAAGGTCGCGACATCGTCAATCTCGGCATCGGCCAGCCGGATTTCAAAACGCCCGAACATATCGTCGAGGCGGCGGTGAAGGCTCTCAAGGACGGGGCGCATGGCTATACGGATGCGACCGGCATCCTGCCGCTGCGCGAGGCAGTGGCGCGGCGCATGCTCGCCACCACCGGCGTCGAGGTCTCGCCCGGCAATGTGATGATCGTGCCGGGCGGCAAGGTGACGATGTTCGCCGCGATCTTGATGTTCGGCGAGCCGGGCGCGGACATCCTCTATCCCGATCCGGGTTTTCCGATCTATCGCTCGATGATCGAGTTCACTGGCGCGCGGCCTGTGCCGGTGCCGATCCGCGAAGAGAACGGCTTTGCCTTCTCCGCCGAGGAGACTTTGTCGCTGCTGACGCCCGACACGCGGCTCGTCATCTTGAATTCGCCGGCCAATCCGACTGGCGGCGTGACGCCGAAGGCGGAGATCGACAAGCTGGTGGCGGGGCTTGCCGAGAGGCCCGACATCGCCATCCTCTCCGACGAGATCTACGACCAGATGGTCTATGACGGCGAACGCCATGTCTCGCTTCTCGCCTATCCGGAAATTCGCGACCGCCTCATTCTCCTCAATGGCTGGTCGAAGACCTGGGCGATGACCGGGTGGCGCATGGGCTGGTCGATCTGGCCGGATGCGCTTTACGACAAGGTGCGGAAGCTCGCCGTGAACGCCTGGTCCTGCGTCAACGCCCCGGCGCAATATGCCGGGATTGCCGCGATCGACGGGCCGCAGGATGCGGCAGACGAGATGATCGCCGCTTTCGACCGCCGGCGCGGCGTCGTCACCGAGCTTTTGAACGAGCTGCCGGGCGTCTCCTGCATCACGCCCAAAGGCGCCTTCTATGCCTTCCCGAACATTTCCAAGACGGGCTTCAAGGCGAAGCCGCTCGCGTCAGCACTTCTCGAAGAGGCCGGCGTCGCGCTGATCGGCGGCCCGGATTTCGGCGTCCACGGCGAAGGCTATGTGCGCGTCTCCTACGCCAATTCGGAGGAGAACATCCGCCGTGCGGTCGATCGGATCGGCGAGTTTCTGACGGGCGCGAAGGCCCGCCAGATCAGCGCGTGA
- the aroA gene encoding 3-phosphoshikimate 1-carboxyvinyltransferase produces the protein MSEAVPRPSTARASSSLSGRVTVPGDKSISHRSLMFGALALGETRITGLLEAADVLATAAAMRSLGAKVERHSTGEWSVHGLGTGGFLEPETALDFGNAGTGARLTMALAGAHPFATTFLGDASLSRRPMGRILDPLREMGVEVIARSGDRLPLTLKGASPMAPIEYRVPVPSAQVKSAVLLAGLNIAGTTTVIEPVPTRDHTEKMLKGFGADIEVKTTASGEAVIRLQGLPELKPQPIEVPSDPSSAAFLIVAGLICPDSDIVVEGVLLNERRTGLLQVLHDMGADLSIENERETGGERLGDVRARTSRLKGVTVPAERAPSMIDEYPILAIAAACAEGTTVMHGLEELRVKESDRLAAVAAGLAANGVTCEEGEASLAVTGGKVPGGATVTTHLDHRIAMSFLVLGLVADKPVTVDDANMIATSFPNFEETLRKLGADLKDQEPAFS, from the coding sequence ATGTCGGAAGCCGTTCCACGCCCGTCGACGGCCCGCGCCTCCTCCAGCCTTTCGGGCCGCGTCACGGTGCCGGGCGACAAGTCGATCTCGCATCGCTCGTTGATGTTCGGCGCGCTCGCTCTCGGCGAGACCAGGATCACGGGCCTGCTGGAAGCGGCCGATGTTCTCGCCACGGCCGCGGCGATGCGCAGCCTCGGCGCCAAGGTCGAGCGGCATTCGACCGGCGAATGGAGCGTCCACGGCCTCGGCACCGGCGGCTTTCTGGAGCCGGAAACCGCGCTCGACTTCGGCAATGCCGGCACCGGTGCGCGCCTCACCATGGCGCTTGCCGGCGCCCATCCCTTCGCCACGACCTTCCTCGGCGATGCCTCTTTGTCGCGCCGGCCGATGGGCCGCATCCTAGACCCGTTGCGGGAAATGGGCGTCGAGGTGATCGCCCGCTCCGGCGACCGTCTGCCTTTGACGCTCAAAGGCGCCTCCCCGATGGCGCCGATCGAGTACCGCGTTCCCGTCCCCTCGGCGCAGGTGAAATCGGCCGTCCTTCTCGCCGGCCTCAACATCGCCGGCACCACGACGGTGATCGAACCGGTGCCGACGCGCGACCACACCGAAAAGATGCTCAAAGGCTTTGGCGCCGATATCGAGGTGAAGACGACGGCCTCGGGCGAAGCGGTCATCCGCCTTCAAGGGCTGCCCGAGCTCAAGCCGCAGCCGATCGAGGTCCCGTCGGACCCGAGCTCCGCCGCCTTTTTGATCGTCGCCGGCCTCATCTGCCCCGATTCCGATATCGTCGTGGAAGGCGTTCTCCTCAACGAGCGCCGCACCGGCCTCCTGCAGGTGCTTCACGACATGGGCGCCGACCTGTCGATCGAAAACGAGCGCGAGACCGGGGGCGAGCGCCTGGGCGACGTGCGCGCCCGCACCTCGCGTCTCAAAGGCGTCACGGTCCCGGCCGAACGCGCACCCTCGATGATCGACGAATATCCGATCCTTGCCATCGCCGCCGCCTGCGCCGAAGGAACGACCGTCATGCACGGGCTTGAGGAATTGCGCGTCAAGGAATCCGATCGTCTCGCCGCGGTCGCCGCCGGCCTCGCGGCGAACGGCGTCACCTGCGAAGAGGGCGAGGCGAGCCTCGCCGTCACCGGAGGCAAGGTGCCGGGCGGCGCCACCGTCACCACCCATCTCGATCACCGCATCGCCATGAGCTTCCTCGTTCTGGGCCTCGTGGCGGACAAGCCGGTGACCGTCGACGACGCCAACATGATCGCAACGAGTTTCCCGAATTTCGAGGAGACTTTGCGAAAGCTCGGCGCCGACCTCAAAGATCAGGAGCCGGCCTTCTCATGA
- the rpsA gene encoding 30S ribosomal protein S1, with amino-acid sequence MASMQQAAPQPSREDFAALLEQSFADADVQEGTVVDGTVVAIEKDMAVIDVGLKVEGRVPLKEFGVRGRDGELKPGDRVEVYLERVENALGEAMLSREKARREESWVRLEESFEKNDTVQGTIFNQVKGGFTVDLDGAVAFLPRSQVDVRPVKDVGPLMQTPQPFRILKMDKRRGNIVVSRRSVLEDTLAEQRSELVAKLKEGQVVDGVVKNITEYGAFVDLGGIDGLLHVTDMAWRRVNHPSEILAIGETVKVQIIRINPETFRISLGMKQLEADPWEGIEVKYPVNAKFTGRVTNITDYGAFVELEPGIEGLIHVSEMSWTKKNVHPGKIVSTSQEVEVMVLEVDPQKRRISLGLKQAMGNPWEEFADNHPVGTLVEGEVKNKTEFGLFLGLDNDVDGMVHLSDLSWDRQGEEAMEEYKKGEMVKAVVLEVDVDKERISLGIKQVEGDPFAEAVEGIRKGAIVTGEIVEVKDSGIEVKIADTEMTAFIRRAELARDRSEQRPERFAAGEKVDARVTNIDKKARRIALSIKALEIAEEKEAVAQYGSTDSGASLGDILGAALKKRNAEEKN; translated from the coding sequence ATGGCCAGTATGCAACAGGCTGCCCCGCAGCCGAGCCGTGAAGATTTTGCGGCCCTACTCGAACAATCCTTTGCCGACGCCGATGTCCAGGAGGGCACGGTTGTCGATGGGACTGTGGTCGCCATCGAAAAGGACATGGCCGTTATCGATGTCGGCCTGAAGGTCGAAGGCCGGGTGCCGCTGAAGGAATTCGGCGTGCGTGGCCGCGACGGCGAGTTGAAGCCGGGCGACCGGGTCGAGGTCTATCTGGAGCGCGTGGAAAACGCGCTCGGCGAGGCCATGCTGTCGCGCGAAAAGGCGCGTCGCGAGGAAAGCTGGGTCCGTCTTGAAGAGAGCTTCGAGAAGAACGACACCGTTCAGGGCACCATTTTCAACCAGGTGAAGGGCGGCTTCACCGTCGATCTCGACGGCGCCGTGGCGTTCCTGCCGCGTTCGCAGGTCGATGTGCGCCCGGTGAAGGATGTCGGCCCGCTGATGCAGACGCCGCAGCCCTTCCGCATCCTGAAGATGGACAAGCGTCGCGGCAACATCGTCGTCTCCCGCCGGTCCGTGCTTGAGGACACGCTCGCCGAGCAGCGCTCGGAGCTCGTTGCCAAGCTGAAGGAAGGCCAGGTCGTCGACGGCGTGGTCAAGAACATCACCGAATACGGTGCCTTCGTCGATCTCGGCGGCATCGACGGCCTCCTGCATGTCACCGACATGGCATGGCGGCGCGTCAATCACCCCTCCGAGATCCTGGCGATCGGCGAGACGGTGAAGGTGCAGATCATCCGCATCAACCCGGAGACCTTCCGCATCTCGCTCGGCATGAAGCAGCTCGAGGCGGATCCCTGGGAAGGCATCGAGGTGAAGTATCCGGTCAACGCCAAGTTCACCGGCCGCGTCACCAACATCACCGATTACGGCGCCTTCGTGGAGCTGGAGCCGGGCATCGAAGGCCTGATCCACGTCTCCGAGATGAGCTGGACCAAGAAGAACGTCCATCCGGGCAAGATCGTCTCCACCTCTCAGGAGGTCGAGGTGATGGTGCTCGAGGTCGATCCTCAGAAGCGTCGCATCTCGCTCGGCCTCAAGCAGGCCATGGGCAATCCTTGGGAAGAGTTCGCCGACAACCATCCGGTTGGCACGCTCGTCGAAGGCGAAGTCAAGAACAAGACCGAGTTCGGCCTGTTCCTCGGCCTCGACAACGACGTCGACGGCATGGTGCACCTCTCCGACCTCTCCTGGGACCGCCAGGGCGAAGAGGCGATGGAGGAGTACAAGAAGGGCGAGATGGTCAAGGCCGTCGTCCTGGAAGTCGACGTCGACAAGGAGCGCATCTCGCTCGGCATCAAGCAGGTCGAGGGCGATCCGTTCGCCGAGGCCGTCGAGGGCATCCGCAAGGGCGCCATCGTCACCGGCGAGATCGTCGAGGTGAAGGATTCCGGTATCGAGGTGAAGATCGCCGATACCGAGATGACCGCCTTCATCCGCCGCGCCGAGCTGGCGCGTGACCGTTCCGAGCAGCGCCCCGAGCGCTTTGCCGCCGGCGAGAAGGTCGATGCCCGCGTCACCAACATCGACAAGAAGGCGCGCCGTATCGCGCTGTCGATCAAGGCGCTGGAGATCGCCGAAGAGAAGGAAGCGGTTGCCCAGTACGGCTCGACCGATTCCGGCGCTTCGCTTGGCGACATCCTGGGTGCCGCGCTGAAGAAGCGCAACGCCGAGGAAAAAAACTAA
- a CDS encoding TRAP transporter small permease: MRTRAKRFVTHLEENFIALLLAAMTLTQFTQVVARYVFHSGWTGALEFTRILFAWLILFGMAYGVKIGAHLGVDVMIRALPRPLFKVAAIFGALTVLLYAVILLYSDWLQYLGANSKGGAIAYWTRFYHLPLGLDDLRYPVWAQETFGAPERVQRWVAYLMLPIGLFLLALRSLQATVAIVAGRRELIVAAHEAEELVAENEGFLDDDDDDDEEEPFEGSMTHTHPHGYGRRPHDPR, encoded by the coding sequence ATGCGCACGAGGGCCAAGCGCTTTGTCACCCACCTGGAAGAGAACTTCATCGCGCTTCTCCTGGCGGCGATGACGCTCACCCAGTTCACCCAGGTTGTCGCCCGCTACGTTTTCCATTCCGGCTGGACCGGCGCGCTTGAATTCACCCGCATCCTCTTCGCCTGGCTCATCCTCTTCGGCATGGCCTATGGCGTGAAGATCGGCGCGCATCTCGGCGTCGACGTCATGATCCGGGCTCTGCCGCGCCCCTTGTTCAAGGTGGCGGCGATTTTCGGCGCCCTCACGGTGCTGCTCTATGCCGTGATCCTGCTCTATTCCGACTGGCTGCAATATCTGGGCGCCAATTCGAAGGGCGGCGCCATCGCCTATTGGACGCGCTTCTACCATCTGCCCCTCGGCCTCGACGATCTTCGCTATCCCGTCTGGGCCCAGGAGACGTTTGGCGCGCCGGAGCGCGTGCAGCGCTGGGTCGCCTACCTCATGCTGCCGATCGGCCTCTTCCTTCTCGCTCTGCGGTCTCTTCAGGCGACGGTCGCCATCGTGGCCGGGCGCCGCGAACTCATCGTCGCCGCCCATGAAGCCGAAGAGCTCGTCGCCGAGAACGAAGGCTTTCTCGATGACGACGACGATGACGACGAGGAAGAGCCCTTCGAGGGCTCCATGACCCACACGCATCCGCACGGCTACGGCCGACGCCCCCACGATCCTCGCTAG
- a CDS encoding alpha,alpha-trehalose-phosphate synthase (UDP-forming): MRRLVVVSNRVGPLHDGGKAGGLAVGLGDALRTRGGIWFGWSGEKSEEGTFGPLKIEDHDKVRLATIDLTAEDAEEFYGGYANQTLWPLLHYRLDLANFDQRYENAYRRVNERMAARLTPQLQPGDMVWVHDYHYIVLGERLRESGFTGPLAFFLHVPFPSPEIMTALPNSQSIVRSLTAYDVIGFQTDSDRRNFARYVVEELGGRELPNDELEAYGRTFRASTFPIGIDTQSFAEFAVSDEAQEHEAQLKVLLRDRHQIIGVDRLDYSKGIPERFRGFERLLQDYPENRGRVSLMQVAPLSRSDLEAYSDLRSELEELAGHINGAFSALDWVPIRIMTRGFTRRALAGIYRASRVGLVTPLRDGMNLVAKEYVAAQNPEDPGVLVLSRFAGAVKEMPEALIVNPYDTASLARALQQALNMSREERKERWQAMFDRISKGTAQAWCDAILQALEERADKKVKVRSAPTASGKRPNAVEPKRARTGESFPTLPKGARPHADEPKRPFPYLGSRVL; this comes from the coding sequence ATGAGACGTCTCGTAGTCGTGTCGAATCGGGTAGGGCCGTTGCATGACGGCGGCAAAGCTGGCGGTTTGGCCGTGGGTCTGGGAGATGCGCTGCGCACGCGCGGCGGCATCTGGTTCGGCTGGTCAGGCGAAAAGAGCGAAGAAGGCACCTTCGGCCCGCTCAAGATCGAAGACCACGACAAGGTACGCCTTGCCACCATCGACCTCACCGCCGAAGACGCGGAAGAATTTTACGGCGGCTATGCCAACCAGACTTTGTGGCCGCTCCTCCATTACCGCCTTGATCTCGCAAATTTCGATCAGCGCTATGAAAACGCCTACCGGCGTGTGAACGAGCGCATGGCGGCCCGCCTGACGCCGCAGCTTCAGCCGGGCGACATGGTCTGGGTCCACGATTACCACTACATCGTTCTGGGCGAACGCCTGCGGGAATCGGGCTTCACCGGCCCCCTCGCCTTCTTCCTGCACGTGCCCTTCCCGAGCCCGGAGATTATGACCGCTCTGCCGAACTCGCAGAGCATCGTGCGCTCCCTCACCGCCTATGACGTGATCGGCTTCCAGACGGATTCCGATCGCCGGAATTTCGCCCGCTACGTCGTCGAAGAGCTCGGCGGACGCGAACTCCCCAATGACGAACTGGAAGCCTATGGCCGCACCTTCCGCGCCTCCACCTTCCCGATCGGCATCGACACGCAAAGCTTCGCGGAATTCGCCGTCAGCGACGAAGCCCAGGAGCATGAAGCGCAGCTGAAGGTGCTTTTGCGCGACCGCCACCAGATCATCGGTGTCGACCGCCTCGATTATTCCAAGGGCATTCCGGAGCGCTTCCGCGGCTTTGAACGGCTTCTGCAGGATTATCCGGAAAACCGCGGGCGCGTCAGCCTGATGCAGGTGGCGCCGCTCTCGCGTTCCGATCTCGAAGCCTATTCCGACCTCAGGAGCGAGCTTGAAGAGCTCGCCGGCCACATCAACGGCGCCTTCTCGGCGCTCGATTGGGTGCCGATCCGCATCATGACACGCGGCTTCACGCGGCGGGCTCTCGCCGGCATCTATCGGGCGAGCCGCGTCGGCCTCGTCACCCCCTTGCGCGACGGCATGAACCTCGTCGCCAAGGAATATGTCGCGGCCCAGAACCCCGAAGATCCGGGCGTTCTCGTCCTGTCGCGCTTTGCCGGCGCGGTGAAGGAGATGCCCGAGGCGCTGATCGTCAATCCCTATGACACGGCCTCCCTCGCCCGGGCCCTGCAGCAGGCGCTCAACATGTCGCGCGAGGAGCGCAAGGAGCGCTGGCAGGCGATGTTCGATCGCATCAGCAAGGGCACAGCCCAGGCCTGGTGCGACGCCATCCTGCAAGCCCTTGAAGAACGCGCCGACAAGAAGGTGAAAGTGCGCTCCGCACCGACGGCCTCCGGCAAGAGGCCGAATGCGGTGGAGCCGAAACGGGCGCGCACCGGCGAGAGCTTCCCGACGCTGCCCAAGGGCGCACGGCCCCATGCGGATGAGCCAAAGCGGCCCTTCCCCTATCTCGGAAGCCGCGTGCTTTAA